Proteins encoded within one genomic window of Oncorhynchus masou masou isolate Uvic2021 chromosome 1, UVic_Omas_1.1, whole genome shotgun sequence:
- the LOC135547189 gene encoding 7-dehydrocholesterol reductase-like produces the protein MSSAVAMEATRRRQRLSSNGGASETTEEPAGQWGRAWEVDWFSLSAVILLLCTAPFLVFFFVMVCDQYQCSVSQPLVELYSGEATLRSIWDKAPSFTWTAAQIYTVWVSFQVVLYMCVPDVTHKFLPGYAGGVQDGARTPAGLINKYEINGLQSWLITHALWYANAQYFHWFPPTIIFDNWIPLLWCTNILGYAVSTFAFVKAYLFPTNAEDCKFTGNVFYNYMMGIEFNPRIGKWFDFKLFFNGRPGIVAWTLINLSYAAKQQELYGYVTNSMILVNVLQAIYVLDFFWNEAWYLKTIDICHDHFGWYLGWGDCVWLPFLYTLQGLYLVYNPVQLSTAHAAAVLLLGLVGYYVFRSTNHQKDLFRRTEGKCSVWGKKPTFIECAYRSGDGGLHHSKLMTSGFWGVARHLNYTGDLMGSLAYCAACGFGHIHPYFYIVYMTILLVHRCVRDEHRCSSKYGKDWKRYTDAVPYRLLPGIF, from the exons GGAGGTGGACTGGTTCTCTCTAAGCGCTGTGATCTTGCTGCTGTGCACAGCTCCCTTCCTGGTGTTCTTCTTCGTCATGGTGTGTGACCAGTACCAATGTTCGGTCAGCCAGCCCCTGGTGGAGCTCTACAGTGGAGAGGCCACCCTTCGCTCCATCTGGGACAAGGCCCCCTCCTTCACCTGGACCGCTGCTCAGATCTACACCGTCTGGGTCTCCTTCCAG GTGGTGCTCTACATGTGTGTTCCTGATGTCACTCATAAGTTCCTGCCTGGCTACGCAGGTGGGGTTCAGGATGGAGCTCGCACCCCAGCAG GCCTCATAAACAAGTATGAGATCAACGGTTTACAGTCGTGGCTGATCACCCATGCCCTGTGGTATGCCAACGCTCAGTACTTCCACTGGTTTCCCCCCACCATAATCTTCGACAACTGGATCCCACTGCTGTGGTGCACCAACATACTGGGCTATGCTGTGTCCACCTTTGCCTTTGTCAAGGCCTACCTCTTCCCCACCAACGCAGAGGACTG CAAATTCACAGGCAACGTCTTCTATAATTACATGATGGGCATTGAGTTCAATCCCCGCATCGGCAAATGGTTCGACTTCAAGCTCTTCTTCAACGGGAGACCTGGTATTGTTGCCTGGACTCTAATCAACCTCTCCTATGCAGCCAAACAGCAGGAGCTCTATGGCTATGTGACCAACTCTATGATCCTGGTTAATGTGCTGCAG GCAATCTATGTTCTCGACTTCTTCTGGAATGAGGCATGGTACCTGAAGACTATTGACATCTGCCATGACCACTTCGGCTGGTACCTGGGCTGGGGAGACTGTGTGTGGCTGCCCTTCCTCTACACGCTGCAG GGCCTGTACCTGGTGTACAACCCAGTCCAGCTCTCCACAGCCCATGCTGCTGCTGTCCTCCTCTTGGGTCTGGTGGGTTACTACGTCTTCCGCTCCACCAACCACCAGAAGGACCTGTTCCGCCGTACCGAGGGGAAGTGCTCCGTCTGGGGCAAGAAGCCCACCTTCATTGAGTGTGCCTACCGCTCGGGTGACGGCGGCCTGCACCACAGCAAGCTCATGACCTCCGGCTTCTGGGGCGTGGCACGCCACCTCAACTACACGGGCGACCTGATGGGCTCGCTGGCCTACTGTGCAGCCTGCGGCTTCGGCCACATTCACCCCTACTTCTACATTGTCTACATGACCATCCTGCTGGTGCACCGCTGTGTGAGAGACGAGCATCGCTGCAGCAGCAAGTACGGCAAAGACTGGAAGCGCTACACGGATGCAGTTCCCTATCGCCTGCTGCCTGGGATCTTCTAG